One Spirochaeta africana DSM 8902 genomic window carries:
- a CDS encoding DUF6938 domain-containing protein: MQKHNGRYSVYGNELSKKQSRKTDKWQRMFVKKFDFDPSESYNLSVVDNTYLGSELGLRNIVRDGNGEPISADNAVVCSTIRMGFGHYRIAMAGASCAQAMGYTPLWMDLLSIPGISTDVINFCNTWYSRFSRTSQRSSWFNTHIWEPVTTGEPSLPLLNAFLNSWIVGWPWRFLKTNVKDYKMSELFAGLFGTLPSDMPILTAHMWNCMGAVAGGMTNVVDMMFDNWPMAFQLTEGAKHAVQTPSGYYGFRAMRGFDEKGRTMKPVPADALHFVGHHVDHELVHNIEDDCAARIARMESGEPRRLMVTMGGAGAQRELFLAILKHCLPLVAEKKVALFLNLGDHASNWEWLKKELGNDIHKVTTHFSWDDTRSYADSIRTGHAEGIHVFLHDNIYHGVYATNYLMRVVDIMITKPSELAFYPVPKIFNARVGGHEMWGAVRGAEVGDSTCETRTIPETLQAIDLMTQEDDLLRMYCDSIVRNKSIGIYDGGYHSVALATGTTFDRSKLKTV, translated from the coding sequence ATGCAAAAACACAACGGACGCTACAGCGTATACGGCAACGAGCTGAGCAAAAAGCAATCGCGTAAGACCGACAAATGGCAGCGCATGTTCGTAAAGAAGTTCGACTTTGATCCCAGCGAGAGCTACAACCTTTCGGTGGTGGACAACACCTACCTTGGCAGCGAGCTTGGACTGCGGAATATCGTGCGTGACGGAAATGGCGAACCGATTTCAGCCGATAATGCAGTGGTCTGCAGCACCATCCGGATGGGATTTGGTCATTACCGGATCGCTATGGCCGGGGCTTCCTGCGCCCAGGCGATGGGCTACACCCCCTTGTGGATGGATTTACTGTCTATCCCCGGGATTTCAACCGATGTCATCAACTTCTGTAACACCTGGTACAGTCGATTCTCGCGCACCTCGCAGCGAAGCTCATGGTTCAATACCCATATCTGGGAGCCGGTTACCACCGGGGAACCTTCTCTGCCGCTGCTCAACGCATTCCTGAATTCCTGGATTGTCGGCTGGCCCTGGCGTTTTCTGAAAACCAACGTAAAAGACTACAAGATGAGCGAGCTGTTCGCCGGGCTGTTCGGTACCCTGCCCTCTGACATGCCGATCCTTACCGCCCATATGTGGAACTGCATGGGAGCCGTTGCCGGGGGTATGACCAATGTAGTCGACATGATGTTTGACAACTGGCCAATGGCGTTCCAGCTTACAGAAGGCGCCAAGCATGCAGTGCAAACCCCTTCCGGGTATTACGGCTTTCGTGCCATGCGCGGCTTCGACGAGAAGGGCCGAACCATGAAACCGGTACCCGCGGATGCCCTGCACTTCGTTGGTCACCATGTGGACCACGAGCTGGTGCATAATATCGAGGATGACTGTGCCGCTCGCATTGCGCGGATGGAGTCCGGTGAACCGCGTCGCCTGATGGTTACCATGGGTGGAGCCGGCGCACAGCGCGAGCTGTTTCTGGCTATCCTCAAGCATTGCCTGCCCCTGGTAGCGGAAAAGAAGGTTGCGCTGTTTTTGAACCTCGGGGATCACGCCTCCAACTGGGAGTGGCTGAAAAAAGAACTTGGCAATGATATACACAAGGTAACCACCCACTTCAGCTGGGATGATACCCGCAGCTATGCCGACAGCATCCGCACCGGGCACGCCGAGGGGATCCATGTGTTCCTGCACGACAACATCTACCATGGTGTGTATGCCACCAACTATCTGATGCGTGTTGTCGACATCATGATCACCAAGCCCAGTGAGCTGGCGTTTTACCCGGTCCCGAAGATTTTCAATGCCCGCGTCGGCGGTCACGAGATGTGGGGCGCGGTGCGCGGTGCAGAGGTTGGCGACAGCACCTGTGAAACCCGTACCATTCCGGAAACCCTGCAGGCCATTGACCTGATGACCCAGGAAGATGATCTGCTTCGCATGTACTGCGACAGCATCGTGCGTAACAAGAGCATCGGGATCTACGATGGCGGCTACCACAGTGTCGCCCTGGCGACCGGCACCACCTTCGACCGCAGTAAACTGAAGACCGTATAA
- a CDS encoding carbohydrate ABC transporter permease — MSSLNLAQAPSRTTAAIDLQQKRKRNTKKRIMAALFYIGATTLVLVWLIPVFIAVFTAGKSMNELMSTPHMWSIPQEWTWDNFAAAWTRAGMSRYMFNSFMITVPSVVGTLAIASLGAFALAFYRFKLNHTILIVFVAGMLIPFQMLMIPVFRMSDSLGLINTYRGVSLFHISFQLGFCVYFLRNFLRTLPFSLIEATRMDGARDLTIFFRIIMPLALPSLAALAVLEFTWIWNDLLWSLVLLNQNRVMTVTQGLANMQGQFITNYNIIAAGSILAAIPPLIVFLLFQRFFISGLTVGAEKG; from the coding sequence ATGAGTTCACTGAATCTTGCACAAGCGCCGTCCCGAACCACGGCAGCCATCGATCTCCAGCAAAAACGTAAGCGAAACACCAAAAAACGCATTATGGCAGCCCTGTTCTACATCGGCGCCACCACCCTGGTACTGGTCTGGCTGATACCGGTGTTCATCGCAGTGTTTACCGCCGGAAAAAGCATGAACGAACTGATGTCCACCCCGCATATGTGGTCGATTCCCCAGGAGTGGACCTGGGATAACTTTGCGGCGGCCTGGACCCGTGCCGGCATGTCGCGCTACATGTTCAACAGCTTTATGATTACCGTGCCTTCAGTGGTCGGCACCCTTGCGATTGCCAGCCTCGGGGCCTTTGCGCTGGCGTTTTATCGCTTCAAGTTGAATCATACCATTCTGATTGTGTTCGTAGCCGGGATGCTGATACCCTTTCAGATGCTGATGATTCCGGTATTTCGCATGAGCGACAGCCTGGGATTAATCAATACCTATCGCGGGGTCAGTCTGTTTCATATCTCGTTTCAGCTGGGATTCTGTGTGTACTTTCTGCGTAACTTTTTACGCACCCTTCCCTTCAGTCTGATAGAGGCGACCAGGATGGACGGTGCCAGGGATCTGACGATCTTTTTTCGCATCATTATGCCGCTGGCGCTGCCGAGCCTGGCAGCCCTGGCCGTCCTTGAGTTCACCTGGATCTGGAACGACCTGCTGTGGTCCCTGGTACTACTGAATCAGAACCGGGTCATGACGGTTACCCAGGGCTTGGCGAATATGCAGGGACAGTTTATAACCAACTATAATATAATAGCAGCCGGTTCGATACTGGCGGCAATACCGCCGCTGATCGTTTTCCTGCTGTTCCAGCGATTCTTTATCTCCGGCCTGACCGTCGGGGCAGAGAAGGGCTGA
- a CDS encoding carbohydrate ABC transporter permease: MTHSKKWMTPMKFLAIPLVMYTIWVLAPIVQSMVFSLTDRSSILIESRYIGLANFFRLLQDSTFHLALWNNLQWMIAFIIVPIPLGLAIAMFFNQNYPGTRWFKTAFFIPMTLSFAVIGTIWAWIYHPNFGALNTTLRMIGLDGLTRQWLGDPNYMTRALIMVGVWRQVPYVMILYIAGLKNVPTELIEASMIDGANWLQRFKNIVLPMLKPATIVAITISIIDSLRAFDIVYVMTNAQPRAAQVLASYMYTSSFQYQDYGYGSAIAVIQFLITLAFILFYVNITLKKEEDL; the protein is encoded by the coding sequence ATGACACACAGCAAGAAATGGATGACACCGATGAAGTTTCTGGCGATCCCGCTGGTCATGTACACCATATGGGTGCTGGCTCCGATCGTTCAGAGCATGGTGTTCAGCCTGACAGATCGCAGCAGCATCCTGATCGAGTCCCGCTACATCGGACTTGCCAACTTTTTCCGCCTGCTGCAAGACAGCACATTCCATCTGGCCCTCTGGAACAACCTCCAGTGGATGATCGCATTCATCATTGTCCCGATTCCGCTGGGACTGGCCATTGCCATGTTTTTTAATCAGAACTATCCCGGAACCCGATGGTTCAAGACCGCGTTTTTTATACCGATGACCCTGTCGTTTGCGGTTATTGGTACCATCTGGGCGTGGATCTATCATCCGAATTTCGGTGCCCTGAACACTACCCTGCGTATGATCGGCCTGGATGGCCTGACCCGACAATGGCTGGGAGATCCGAACTACATGACCCGGGCATTGATCATGGTCGGGGTCTGGCGTCAGGTACCCTACGTCATGATCCTGTATATTGCCGGGCTCAAGAATGTCCCGACCGAGCTGATCGAGGCCTCCATGATTGACGGGGCCAACTGGTTGCAGCGCTTCAAGAATATTGTGCTGCCGATGTTAAAGCCGGCAACCATCGTAGCCATTACCATTTCGATTATCGACAGTCTGCGCGCCTTTGACATTGTCTATGTTATGACCAATGCCCAGCCGCGCGCAGCCCAGGTGCTGGCAAGCTATATGTATACCTCCAGCTTTCAGTACCAGGACTACGGGTACGGCAGTGCCATTGCGGTAATCCAGTTCCTGATAACCCTTGCATTCATCCTGTTCTACGTGAACATCACCCTGAAAAAAGAAGAAGATTTGTAG
- a CDS encoding ABC transporter substrate-binding protein: MRKIMIVVLIAALPALVFAAGQRETDGVTTLTVNSYMSDEAPKLAFENLVADFESKNPDIRVEVNTTAHEQFKIVLPNWLTSRNAPDVVTWFAGYRMQAFAERGLLEPLNDAFAPGEFEDAFPEAFIRASSYDGDIYFLPQSWYWWAVYYNTEVFDELGLEVPETWDEFLAVSETLKQNGIAPIAIGARDTWTAGGWLGALNTMINGFDYHMDLTAGNIPYTDPGMQEVFETFAMLNERGYIMENATSYSWQEATTPLFNGEAGMYLMGQFLYDVAPDDVKPNLDFFRFPTMEAGQGYAVDTPTDGYMIPANARNKEAAMRFINYLATEESQAMFANELGRLAANQHVAPPDAQAEKGLEMVQGAIGAMQFYDRDAPEEMAARGMNAFIEAMENPNRIPQILRALDADRERIHAEDP, from the coding sequence ATGAGGAAGATCATGATTGTAGTGCTGATAGCAGCACTCCCGGCTCTGGTGTTTGCGGCCGGCCAACGGGAAACCGATGGCGTAACCACACTCACCGTCAATTCGTACATGTCCGACGAGGCACCGAAGCTGGCCTTCGAGAACCTGGTAGCGGATTTCGAGTCCAAGAACCCCGATATTCGTGTCGAGGTAAATACGACCGCCCATGAGCAGTTCAAGATTGTGCTGCCGAACTGGCTGACCAGCCGCAATGCGCCGGATGTTGTCACCTGGTTTGCCGGCTATCGTATGCAGGCATTCGCCGAGCGCGGCCTGCTGGAGCCGCTGAACGATGCCTTTGCACCCGGCGAGTTCGAAGATGCCTTCCCGGAAGCATTTATCCGCGCCTCAAGCTACGACGGCGATATCTACTTTCTGCCGCAGAGCTGGTACTGGTGGGCGGTATACTACAACACCGAGGTATTCGATGAGCTGGGCCTCGAGGTTCCCGAAACCTGGGATGAGTTCCTGGCCGTTTCCGAAACCCTGAAGCAGAACGGGATTGCCCCGATTGCCATCGGCGCCCGTGACACCTGGACTGCTGGTGGATGGCTGGGCGCACTGAACACCATGATCAACGGATTTGACTACCACATGGATCTGACTGCAGGAAACATCCCCTATACCGATCCCGGTATGCAGGAGGTCTTTGAGACCTTCGCAATGCTGAACGAACGCGGTTACATCATGGAGAACGCCACCAGCTACAGCTGGCAGGAAGCAACCACCCCGCTGTTCAACGGAGAAGCCGGTATGTACCTGATGGGACAGTTCCTGTACGACGTAGCTCCGGATGATGTAAAGCCGAACCTGGACTTCTTCCGCTTTCCGACCATGGAAGCAGGCCAGGGATATGCGGTCGACACCCCGACTGACGGCTACATGATTCCGGCCAATGCCCGCAACAAGGAAGCCGCCATGCGGTTTATCAATTATCTTGCTACCGAGGAATCCCAGGCAATGTTTGCCAATGAACTTGGACGTCTTGCAGCGAACCAGCATGTAGCACCCCCGGATGCACAGGCCGAAAAGGGACTGGAAATGGTACAGGGCGCTATCGGCGCTATGCAGTTCTACGATCGTGATGCTCCCGAGGAGATGGCTGCTCGCGGCATGAACGCATTCATCGAGGCTATGGAGAACCCGAACCGCATCCCACAAATCCTGCGTGCACTGGATGCTGATCGTGAACGTATCCATGCCGAGGATCCCTAA
- a CDS encoding response regulator: MNRSRILIVDDQQLFAESLKTFITNYAEDLEVVALARNGRHALDLAEQHNPNIVLMDVHMPEMNGVEATRLLRERYPDIKVIMLSTYDEDDYVRQALTHGASGYLLKDISPTELIASIRALESGVLQISPQVAAKLVQGIHDDSRPSIQKIGEQFEWFDSLTKREREIFTLIATGYDNEQIADKLCIAEQTVRNHVSIIYSKLEIHDRFQIIQLANKIRYHEH; encoded by the coding sequence ATGAATCGCAGCCGCATACTGATCGTTGATGACCAGCAGCTGTTTGCAGAAAGCCTGAAAACATTTATTACCAACTACGCCGAGGATCTTGAGGTTGTCGCCCTGGCCAGAAACGGTCGACATGCCCTGGATCTGGCTGAACAGCACAATCCCAACATCGTACTGATGGATGTACACATGCCGGAGATGAACGGGGTGGAGGCCACCCGGCTGCTGCGCGAACGTTATCCGGATATCAAGGTAATCATGCTGTCCACCTATGATGAGGATGACTATGTCCGCCAGGCCCTGACCCACGGTGCCTCGGGTTACCTTTTAAAGGATATCTCCCCGACAGAGCTGATCGCCAGCATCCGCGCCCTGGAGTCCGGGGTGCTGCAGATCAGCCCCCAGGTCGCGGCCAAGCTGGTACAGGGAATCCATGACGACAGCCGGCCGAGTATCCAGAAGATCGGCGAGCAGTTCGAGTGGTTTGACAGCCTGACCAAGCGGGAACGGGAGATATTCACCCTGATTGCTACCGGCTACGACAACGAGCAGATAGCAGACAAGCTGTGTATTGCCGAGCAAACCGTCCGCAACCATGTCAGCATCATCTACTCCAAACTGGAAATCCATGATCGCTTCCAGATCATTCAGCTGGCCAACAAGATCCGGTACCATGAACACTGA
- a CDS encoding sensor histidine kinase, which produces MQPARPAYIHQYMHTAVRRWIVQLRDRRFPRRPDTSRFHTPLLVLQLLGYAAAGAGFHMSLAQRETAAYYHETVMVYIIGIAAASLLLHLLHSPPAIRSLLAVKILFLILITYTVTDFLLIPLPLIMVQQAETSLLDRHLIGRTSLHLALLLGIVWIGLNSTLLGRNAFAPVGMDPIPALGTLLILILLVFLATAFQLLASYAYRYRHYYQLSRQQETSLDNLSEFNQRLQRWAQTADAQSAERERNRISRELHDISGYMFTNLIALMDAAISTGNRNPQQLTELLTNARKQAQEGLQETRIALRKQREVRHGSDSGLRTIHKITSIFQQVTGTTVELHFGNLPASFDTELNRSLYRIVQESLTNAIRHGKASQVSLHFWIHQDTLIINIHDNGIGSSEIHKGIGLIGMEERTRRLGGSIEAGNAPEGGFRLYICVPLVPHGSTYRARHTPEAEGDQPAPVTPPQEREART; this is translated from the coding sequence ATGCAGCCAGCAAGACCAGCCTACATTCATCAGTACATGCACACTGCCGTGCGACGCTGGATTGTCCAACTGCGCGACCGCCGGTTCCCCCGCCGCCCTGATACCAGCCGTTTCCACACCCCGCTGCTGGTGCTGCAGCTGCTGGGCTATGCTGCCGCCGGGGCTGGCTTCCACATGAGTCTGGCTCAGCGGGAAACTGCCGCGTATTATCACGAAACCGTGATGGTATACATTATCGGCATTGCGGCAGCCAGTCTGCTGCTGCATCTCCTGCACAGTCCACCAGCTATTCGCAGCCTGCTGGCGGTCAAGATTCTGTTCCTGATCCTGATTACCTATACGGTAACCGACTTTCTGCTGATACCCCTGCCGCTGATCATGGTGCAGCAGGCAGAAACCTCACTTCTGGATCGTCACCTGATTGGCAGGACGAGTCTGCATCTGGCACTTCTGCTGGGGATTGTATGGATCGGACTCAACAGCACATTACTGGGGCGTAATGCCTTTGCACCGGTCGGTATGGACCCGATCCCTGCCCTGGGCACGCTGCTGATCCTTATCCTGCTGGTATTCTTGGCCACCGCTTTTCAGCTGCTGGCCAGCTATGCATACCGTTATCGCCATTATTACCAGTTGTCGCGGCAGCAGGAAACAAGTCTGGACAACCTGTCCGAGTTCAACCAGCGGCTGCAGCGCTGGGCGCAGACCGCCGACGCGCAATCCGCCGAGCGTGAGCGCAACCGGATCAGCCGGGAACTGCACGATATCTCCGGATACATGTTCACCAATCTGATCGCGCTGATGGATGCCGCGATCAGCACCGGCAATCGGAACCCGCAGCAGCTGACGGAACTGCTGACCAATGCCCGTAAACAGGCGCAGGAGGGATTGCAGGAAACCCGTATCGCGCTGCGCAAGCAGCGCGAGGTGCGTCACGGCAGTGACAGCGGCTTGCGTACCATCCACAAAATCACCAGTATCTTCCAGCAGGTTACCGGAACCACGGTCGAGCTGCATTTCGGCAACCTGCCGGCCAGCTTCGATACCGAGCTGAACCGCAGTCTCTACCGTATCGTGCAGGAGAGCCTGACCAACGCCATCAGGCACGGCAAGGCATCGCAGGTCAGCCTGCACTTCTGGATACATCAGGATACGCTTATCATCAACATCCATGATAATGGTATCGGCAGCAGCGAGATCCACAAGGGAATCGGGCTGATCGGGATGGAGGAACGCACTCGCCGCCTGGGGGGAAGCATAGAAGCCGGTAATGCCCCGGAAGGCGGGTTCCGCCTGTACATCTGCGTACCGCTGGTGCCGCATGGCAGCACCTACCGCGCCCGGCATACCCCCGAGGCAGAAGGTGACCAACCGGCACCGGTCACACCCCCGCAAGAAAGGGAGGCTCGCACATGA
- a CDS encoding PP2C family protein-serine/threonine phosphatase encodes MDDRQVTDILHKEYALTQVGAIAQFVSPLSTYSGLDEAREVFAEDEDLAAIPIENDDGRVFAVVTRDQIMAQSGSLLGALTHGSLQKCLSTEVIRIQARENVDRIIEDLFVKQDKTVSGTLLVYKNSRDFLGVVSFQNLVRHSAQLRARALDRARQIQEFLITSGTYPDPPFAAELLIRMAHEVGGDFFQLLKLSESGYLCAGFDVSGKNISASLSTSIIASCLATLQHTKRLSAMSPAQIAGILHTLVDKMTPVGVFVAAGMVFIDLERRELIIGNMGFSTIYIHQYSADAAKWKRVPSKMAPLGIPGDAGSEFRFARVGIDEGASVFMFSDGLTDIRNEDGVMYEDERIEAFLAEHGTKPAREFVELLEQEVVRFIGKAPQADDVTAIMLNIPAASAAE; translated from the coding sequence ATGGATGACAGACAGGTTACCGACATACTGCACAAGGAATACGCCCTTACCCAGGTAGGCGCGATCGCACAGTTTGTGTCACCCCTCAGTACCTACTCCGGGCTGGATGAGGCGCGCGAGGTGTTTGCTGAGGACGAGGACCTGGCAGCAATACCGATCGAAAATGATGATGGACGGGTCTTTGCCGTGGTAACCCGCGACCAGATCATGGCTCAATCCGGCTCGCTGCTGGGGGCGCTCACCCACGGTTCCTTGCAGAAGTGCCTGAGTACCGAGGTTATTCGCATCCAGGCGCGCGAGAACGTCGATCGCATCATCGAGGATTTGTTTGTAAAGCAGGACAAAACCGTATCCGGTACACTGCTGGTCTACAAGAACAGTCGCGATTTCCTCGGGGTTGTCAGCTTCCAGAACCTGGTACGGCATAGTGCGCAGCTCCGTGCACGCGCCCTCGACCGTGCCCGTCAGATCCAGGAATTCCTGATCACTTCGGGTACATATCCGGATCCACCCTTTGCCGCCGAGCTGCTGATACGCATGGCGCATGAGGTGGGGGGCGATTTTTTCCAGCTTCTGAAGCTGAGTGAGTCGGGGTATCTGTGTGCCGGATTCGATGTATCGGGAAAAAATATCTCGGCATCCCTGTCCACCAGTATTATTGCCTCGTGTCTGGCGACCCTGCAGCATACCAAAAGACTGTCTGCCATGAGCCCGGCGCAGATCGCCGGTATCCTGCACACCCTGGTTGACAAGATGACCCCGGTCGGGGTTTTTGTCGCTGCCGGCATGGTGTTTATCGATCTGGAGCGACGCGAACTGATTATCGGAAATATGGGGTTCTCTACCATCTATATCCATCAATACAGTGCCGATGCCGCCAAATGGAAACGGGTGCCCAGTAAAATGGCACCCCTTGGCATTCCAGGGGATGCCGGCAGCGAGTTCCGATTTGCCCGTGTCGGGATTGATGAGGGAGCATCGGTTTTCATGTTCTCTGACGGGCTTACGGACATTCGCAATGAAGACGGGGTAATGTACGAGGATGAGCGAATCGAGGCATTTCTTGCCGAGCACGGCACCAAACCGGCCAGGGAGTTTGTCGAACTGCTTGAACAGGAGGTCGTGCGCTTTATCGGCAAGGCTCCCCAGGCCGATGATGTGACCGCCATCATGCTGAATATCCCGGCTGCTTCGGCAGCGGAATAA
- a CDS encoding LuxR C-terminal-related transcriptional regulator yields the protein MKPTPLLRIKTCLPPLPSGTIMRERLREFLAAPEVHGFTRQLTLVAAPAGFGKTTQVRALLAGHESHTAWLSIDQQDNDPRRFWLHLLAALNTVQTGFGDGISAALSSQDTDSTAGLGTLLSPLLNELFELESPTYLVLDDLHLIDASVIHHELQHMIEHLAPMLHVIITTRSDPPWPLHRWRAKNMMQDIRLEDLSFTLEETTDLCRERTPVDLNQHQLTMLHERTDGWAAGLQLALLTLNRSHSPEDFFQEFTGSNRHILHYLTDEIFARQTPEIQDFLLTTSILPRFTAELCNAVASRSDSSRCIENLERHNLFIIRMDENGTWYRYHALFAELLQYRLQQTSPERIPLLHHQAAQWYLDRNLPAAAIVHAQDSGDPEKTAAILDEFFDEILAADGPGQINRCLAALPDNILERYPVTLLHKALYCLNYLGMDTAFSYIEKARKAAEAADSPERLQTMTAVVMSFYHVYTNEHDQARRYAELALQRLSPTDTTWRTRVALYAGDARYFSGDPKQAIPCYLEADTACRQRNEQFLLLSTGMKVATTLYALGDLAGAERQTRELLQSARQHGFSRVPRVGLLWGLLGELQRERDNLAEAQRCIERGLLIGRPELPNYAWNSLYLAACLFSREQNDEALAVIHRIEELDRQARLPAFITIRAACWKARILHKQGNTSRARHLLADCNIRADAPVPEGLEFGGAVLTRILLAEDDPAGRQLLESLKERALHTGHLRHALELQLIEASNHQRPTDAGSYHTAYAQGFHRGFRRLFIEHGCLECTAGATDQKISAGLVEELSSREIEVLQLVDQGLSNDEIGESLYISTGTVKWHLSNIYGKLGVSKRTRAAAEARRLGVL from the coding sequence ATGAAGCCCACTCCTCTGCTCAGGATCAAAACCTGTCTGCCCCCACTCCCATCGGGCACCATTATGCGAGAACGCCTGCGGGAATTTCTTGCGGCCCCAGAGGTGCATGGTTTTACCCGCCAGCTGACCCTGGTTGCAGCCCCGGCCGGATTCGGAAAAACCACCCAGGTCCGCGCGTTGCTGGCCGGACATGAATCACACACTGCCTGGCTTTCGATAGATCAGCAGGACAATGATCCCCGCAGATTCTGGCTCCATCTGCTTGCTGCATTGAACACGGTACAAACCGGTTTTGGCGATGGCATCAGTGCCGCTCTGAGCAGTCAGGATACCGACAGCACCGCCGGTCTGGGAACCTTGTTATCACCGTTACTGAACGAGTTATTCGAACTGGAATCCCCCACTTATCTGGTACTGGACGATTTGCATCTGATAGATGCATCAGTGATACATCATGAGCTGCAGCACATGATCGAGCACCTGGCACCAATGCTCCACGTAATTATTACTACCCGTTCTGACCCTCCCTGGCCGCTCCACCGATGGCGTGCAAAAAACATGATGCAGGACATCAGACTCGAAGACCTGAGCTTTACCCTGGAGGAGACAACCGATCTGTGTCGGGAACGTACCCCCGTTGATTTAAACCAACATCAGCTGACCATGCTGCACGAGAGGACCGATGGATGGGCTGCCGGGCTGCAGCTGGCTTTGTTAACCCTGAACCGCAGTCACAGCCCCGAAGATTTTTTTCAGGAATTCACCGGCAGCAACCGTCATATCCTGCACTACCTGACCGATGAAATCTTTGCCCGTCAAACACCGGAGATACAGGATTTCCTGCTGACAACCTCTATTCTGCCCCGTTTCACCGCCGAGTTGTGTAATGCCGTCGCCAGTCGCTCCGACAGCAGCCGCTGTATAGAAAATCTCGAACGCCACAACCTGTTCATTATTCGGATGGATGAAAACGGGACCTGGTATCGTTACCACGCCCTCTTTGCCGAGTTACTGCAATACAGGCTGCAGCAGACTTCACCGGAACGTATACCGTTACTGCACCACCAGGCAGCCCAGTGGTATCTCGACAGGAATCTGCCTGCAGCAGCAATAGTACATGCCCAGGATTCCGGGGATCCAGAAAAGACTGCCGCCATCCTGGATGAATTCTTTGATGAAATCCTGGCTGCCGACGGCCCCGGTCAGATAAACCGCTGCCTGGCGGCTCTGCCCGACAATATACTGGAAAGGTATCCGGTTACCCTGCTGCATAAAGCCCTCTACTGCCTGAATTACCTGGGAATGGATACGGCATTCAGCTACATTGAAAAGGCCAGGAAAGCGGCAGAAGCGGCGGATTCCCCGGAGCGCCTGCAGACTATGACCGCTGTGGTAATGTCGTTCTACCATGTCTACACCAACGAACACGACCAGGCCCGGCGCTACGCCGAGCTGGCCCTGCAGCGACTCTCGCCTACAGACACAACGTGGCGCACCCGGGTTGCATTGTATGCCGGTGATGCGCGGTATTTCAGCGGTGATCCGAAACAGGCAATACCCTGTTACCTTGAGGCAGACACCGCATGCCGCCAACGGAATGAACAGTTTCTGCTGCTTTCGACCGGGATGAAGGTTGCCACCACCCTGTATGCCTTGGGCGACCTGGCGGGCGCTGAACGCCAGACACGAGAACTGCTGCAGTCTGCCCGGCAACACGGTTTTTCCCGTGTACCCCGAGTTGGTCTGCTCTGGGGTTTGCTGGGGGAATTGCAGCGGGAGCGGGATAATCTTGCTGAGGCGCAACGTTGCATTGAACGCGGGCTTCTGATCGGCCGTCCGGAGTTGCCCAACTATGCCTGGAACAGTCTGTATCTGGCGGCTTGCCTGTTTTCCCGTGAGCAAAACGATGAGGCGCTGGCTGTCATCCACCGGATTGAGGAGTTGGATCGTCAAGCCCGGCTACCCGCATTCATTACCATTCGCGCCGCTTGCTGGAAAGCGCGTATTCTGCACAAACAAGGGAACACCAGTCGGGCACGCCATCTGCTGGCTGACTGCAACATCAGGGCTGATGCCCCTGTTCCGGAGGGTCTTGAGTTTGGCGGTGCCGTACTGACACGTATCCTGCTGGCAGAGGATGATCCTGCCGGCCGACAACTCCTGGAAAGCCTGAAGGAGCGTGCGCTGCACACCGGTCATCTGCGACATGCATTGGAACTCCAGCTTATAGAGGCCAGTAATCACCAGCGGCCAACAGATGCCGGCAGCTACCATACAGCGTATGCCCAGGGTTTTCATCGCGGATTCCGTCGATTATTTATCGAACACGGCTGCCTGGAATGCACTGCCGGCGCAACGGACCAGAAAATATCTGCCGGACTGGTCGAGGAGCTCAGCTCACGAGAAATCGAGGTCTTACAGCTGGTTGATCAGGGATTATCCAACGATGAGATTGGCGAGTCATTGTATATCTCGACCGGAACCGTGAAATGGCATCTGAGCAACATCTACGGAAAACTGGGCGTGAGCAAACGCACTCGTGCAGCCGCAGAGGCACGTCGACTGGGAGTGCTGTAG